CCTCGTGCTCAAGGCCGGGGCGGGGATGCTGACCTTGGCCGCGAGCAACTCGTACGGCGGGCCGACCCTCGTCGTCGGCGGGATCCTGGTCGCGGCCAGCAACGGCGCCCTGGGCTCGGTGGCGGCGGGGACGGCCGTGGGCAGCGGCGCGGTCCTGCGGCTGCAGGGCAGCGTCTCCTATGCGGCGCCCGAGCCCCTGGACCTGGCGGGGACCCTGGAAGGAATCACGGGCAGCAACACCTGGGCCGGACCGGTATCGCTGACGGGGCCGGCCACGTTGAGCGCGACACCGTTTGCGACGTTACACGTGGAAGGCTCCATCGGCGGGGCGGAGGGCGTGGTGATCTCCGGGGGCGGCGTGGTTTCCATCGGCGGAACGGGGAGCAGCAGCTACGCCGGCACCACCGCCGTCCATTCGGGGACCCTGAATCTCGGGCGCGGCACCGGGCCGGCCGTCCCGGGCGCGCTGGTAATCGGCGGGGAGGAGGCGGCCACCGCGCGGGTGGGGTGGATGAACCAGTTGGCGGCGACGAATCCCGTTCGGGTGCGGGAATTCGGCGTCCTGGATCTGAACAGCTTCGGGCTATTCAACCCGCTCGGGCAGCTTCGCTGGCGCGGCGGGGCCGTCAGTTCCGGGAACGGGCCCATGAATCTGGTCACCGACGTCGTCGCCGAAGCGTCGGCGGAGTCCGCGGGGCTGGCGGGCTTCGTGAGCCTGGGCGCGACCGACCGGGTGTTCCAAGTCGAAAATGGAGTGGCGGAGAACGACATGGTCGTGACGGCCATGCTGAACGCTGGAGGAATCCATAAAATGGGCGCCGGGCGTCTTTGGCTGGACACCAACAACAGCTTTGAGTCACCCATGCGGATCGCGGAGGGCGAGATCATATCGGGGGCGGATCAGGCGTTAGGGCTGGGCCCGGTGTTCCTGGGCGAGGGGAGCGCCGTCGCCGCGGGGCTCTACCTGGGCGGGAACAACCGGTTGACCAACAGCCTGGAAATCTCGGCGGGCGACCGGACCCTGGGCACGCTGTCCGGCGTCGCGACGGGGGCCTGGGCCGGGCCGGTGGCCCTGGCCGGGCCGCTGACGTTGAAGGCGGCCGCGGCCAGCCGGCTGGTGATCGAGCAGGGCGTGGCGGGCGCCGCGGGATCGGTGACGGTGACAGGCGGCGGCGTGGTGGAGTTGCACGGAGCCGGGACCTATACCGGCGGGGCCACCGTGATAGGCGGCACGTTACGGGCCTGCAGCGGCTCGGGATCGGCCACGGGCGATGGGGCGGTTCAAATCCAGGCCGGCGGCACATTGGGGGGGACGGGCTGCGTGCAGGGGCCCGTCACGCTGACCGTGGGCGCCACGTTGGACCCGGGTGGCTCGGCCGGCCTGCTGGCGATCAGCAACCGCGTCGCGCTGGGCGACGGCAGCCGGTTTAGGGTGGACGCGGACGGGGGCGGGTATGATGCCGTGGATCTCCGGCGGGGCGGGGCGCTCGATCTGGCGCCGGCCGCGCAACTGCTCGTGTCGGGAACGCTTTCGGGGACGGACACCTGCGCGATCGTTCGCGGGGCGACGCGGGTTGACGGGACCTTTTTGGGGCTGCCCTCCGGGACGGCGCTGCCGCCGCCCAACGAAAACTGGTTCATTCATTATACGCCCGCGGGCATCTACCTGGGCCGGAATCCCAATCCCCTGTGGTATTTCCGGGGATGGGCCCACGAGGGGCAGGCGCTGTTGAGTTGGCGGACGCCGGTCGAACTGGATGTCCTGGGCTATGACCTGTACCGCGACGAGGGCGGCGCGTGGGTGAAGGTCAACGTCGATCCGATCCCGCCGGGGGATCCGAACGGCGCGGCGTATGTGTTCGCGGACCCCGCGATGGGCCCCGGCATGTCGGGTCGCTACCGGCTGGTCGAGCTGCACGAAGGCGGCCTGTCGAACGAACTGGTGGACTGCACGCGCGAGTTCACGGAGCTGGCCTTCACGGCGGGCCCGCGGCCGGCCGGCGGCGGGCTGGAGCTACGGTGGCGAAGCCGCGAGGACGAGACGTACTGGCTGGAGCGGGCGGCCGATCCCGCGGGCGACTATGTCCCGGTGGCCGGCCCTCTGCCCGCGACGCCGGGGGAAAACACGTACACCAATCCGCCCGACGCCTTCCGCGGCTTCTATCGCGCGGTGATGCACCCGTAGGCCCGCCCGCGCCGAGGTCCGGATGCGGAGGATCGCTCACGCCTTTTTCTGGTCGAGCGCGTCGCGGACGGCCTGGGTCAGGGTGCGCTGGGTGAACGGCTTGGTGAGAAACTGGGCGCCCGTGATGCGGATGAGCCGTTCGGCCGTCTTCTGCGTGAACCCGGAGACCAGCAGCACGGGGATGCCGGGCTTGATCCGGTGAATCTCCCGGTACACGTCCTCGCCGTTGACGAAGGGCATGACGACGTCGAGCAGCACGAGGTCGATCTCCGCGTGGTGCTGCTTGAAATGCTCGATGGCTTCCTCCCCGCCGGGCGCGGCCCAGACCGTGTAGCCGGCGCGCTGGAGGATGCGCTGCGCGATGCTCAAGGCCAGCGGGTCGTCGTCCACCGCCAGGATGCGTTCCGTACCCGTGGGGCCGGGCCCTTCTTCCCCCGTGCCGGCGACCGGCATGGCCGGGGCCTCGACGGTCGGCAGGTAGAGCTTGAAGCAGGCGCCCCGGCCCGGCTCCGACTCCAGGGTGATCCACCCGCCCATGGCCCGTATGGCATGCCGGACCACGGTCAGCCCCATCCCCGTGGCCGCCTTGCGGGTGGTAAAAAAGGGCTCGAACACGCGGTCCCGGATCTCCGGCGGGATGCCCGCGCCGGTGTCCGAAACCGACACCACCAGGTACGATCCCGGGCGCCTCTCGGAATGCGCCTGGACCTCGGCGGCGTCCAGACGGACCGGCTCCACCCCGATCGTCAGCCGGCCGCCCTCCGGCATGGCGTCCCGCGCGTTCATGCAGAGATTGATCAGGGCCCGGTCCAGGACCGCCCGGTCGCCCCGCACGCGGGGCAAGGCCGTCTTTTCGGGGATGGTCAGGGTGATGGGCCGGGGCAGCGTCTTCTTCTGCAGGGCGACGATGTCGGCGAGGACCTCCTGGATATCGATCTCCTCCGCGATCGGGGTGGTGTGGCGGGCGACCGCCAGCAGGCGGGCCGTCAGGTCGTTCGCCGTCTGGGCGGCCTGCTGGATCCGCGCCACGTCGGCCTGGAGTTCCGGGCTGGGCATCTGGTCCCGGAGCAGGGAGGCATAGGCCATGATGATGGTCAGGAGGTTCTTGAACTCGTGGGCGATGCCGCCGGAGAGGTGCTCGACCAACTCCATCTGCTGCGCCTGCATCAGTTGCTTCACCAGCAGGCGCTCCCGGGTTACATCGCGGGCGACGAGGATGTCGGCCAGCGGGCGATTCCCGGAGTCCAGCAGCCGCGCGGCCCGAACGTCGAGCAGACGGGGCAGTCCGGCGGCCGGGCGGCTGGT
The genomic region above belongs to Kiritimatiellia bacterium and contains:
- a CDS encoding DNRLRE domain-containing protein, coding for MCSRNVIRWFAIAGVCAAVGFPAFAARLILQQGLNGYAGSGDTWLDESATRDNYGGDSKLTVKYNSGPKSDCALVRFTLPAVSHDAVSSAILELFYVEAVSMVSGNAMGLKPYRVNAGRNWFENTRNGQSGEGASWRYFGRDEVETNKWTSEDGGWQDKTDDGNSSNLIKEAGGSVPGAIEPNHWVPFEVRRSVTNWLGGAPNNGLVVFSCSFEGSGYVVSGEFASRETNSAALRPKLSLQYQGAQIAWTGKVSGAWDTAATNWSVGGWPGQYDNGDHVRFTDATAQTNIAMAAGLTPASVTVSNVARSFAFSGGPLGGTGLVLKAGAGMLTLAASNSYGGPTLVVGGILVAASNGALGSVAAGTAVGSGAVLRLQGSVSYAAPEPLDLAGTLEGITGSNTWAGPVSLTGPATLSATPFATLHVEGSIGGAEGVVISGGGVVSIGGTGSSSYAGTTAVHSGTLNLGRGTGPAVPGALVIGGEEAATARVGWMNQLAATNPVRVREFGVLDLNSFGLFNPLGQLRWRGGAVSSGNGPMNLVTDVVAEASAESAGLAGFVSLGATDRVFQVENGVAENDMVVTAMLNAGGIHKMGAGRLWLDTNNSFESPMRIAEGEIISGADQALGLGPVFLGEGSAVAAGLYLGGNNRLTNSLEISAGDRTLGTLSGVATGAWAGPVALAGPLTLKAAAASRLVIEQGVAGAAGSVTVTGGGVVELHGAGTYTGGATVIGGTLRACSGSGSATGDGAVQIQAGGTLGGTGCVQGPVTLTVGATLDPGGSAGLLAISNRVALGDGSRFRVDADGGGYDAVDLRRGGALDLAPAAQLLVSGTLSGTDTCAIVRGATRVDGTFLGLPSGTALPPPNENWFIHYTPAGIYLGRNPNPLWYFRGWAHEGQALLSWRTPVELDVLGYDLYRDEGGAWVKVNVDPIPPGDPNGAAYVFADPAMGPGMSGRYRLVELHEGGLSNELVDCTREFTELAFTAGPRPAGGGLELRWRSREDETYWLERAADPAGDYVPVAGPLPATPGENTYTNPPDAFRGFYRAVMHP
- a CDS encoding response regulator, with the translated sequence MTLDRNQSSSEALDFINDGLLIADSRGRILFTTPSMDHLLGLPPGAVRELRALAPHLKPDGEASFDAILEALEKNGQWAGEATSRPAAGLPRLLDVRAARLLDSGNRPLADILVARDVTRERLLVKQLMQAQQMELVEHLSGGIAHEFKNLLTIIMAYASLLRDQMPSPELQADVARIQQAAQTANDLTARLLAVARHTTPIAEEIDIQEVLADIVALQKKTLPRPITLTIPEKTALPRVRGDRAVLDRALINLCMNARDAMPEGGRLTIGVEPVRLDAAEVQAHSERRPGSYLVVSVSDTGAGIPPEIRDRVFEPFFTTRKAATGMGLTVVRHAIRAMGGWITLESEPGRGACFKLYLPTVEAPAMPVAGTGEEGPGPTGTERILAVDDDPLALSIAQRILQRAGYTVWAAPGGEEAIEHFKQHHAEIDLVLLDVVMPFVNGEDVYREIHRIKPGIPVLLVSGFTQKTAERLIRITGAQFLTKPFTQRTLTQAVRDALDQKKA